Proteins from a genomic interval of Synechococcus sp. A15-28:
- a CDS encoding homoserine dehydrogenase has product MGARIGVGLLGLGTVGGGVAEILLNPEERHPLVADLDLIRVAVRDLNRHRTVALPDAVLTTNPNEVVNDPKVDVVVEVIGGIEPARSLILQAIANGKSVVTANKAVIARHGPEIANAAKAAGVYVLIEAAVGGGIPIIEPLKQSLGGNRINRVSGIINGTTNYILTRMADEGAAYADVLAEAQRLGYAEADPAADVDGLDAADKIAILSALAFGGTVDRDALPTTGISALQGRDVEYARQLGYGVKLLAVAERLAGTGDPLPLSLRVQPTLVPSDHPLAGVNGVNNAILVEGDPIGRVMFYGPGAGAGPTASAVVADILNIAGIRQASDDQGSVDPLLAAGSWRPCVLADSGDIRQRHYVRFTTEDAPGVIGKVGGRFGDAGVSIQSIVQFNASEAGAEIVVITHEVSQRKVIAALDSITALSEVSGLAAHLGCL; this is encoded by the coding sequence ATGGGCGCAAGGATCGGCGTAGGCCTGCTGGGGCTGGGCACCGTTGGCGGTGGGGTGGCCGAAATTCTGCTGAATCCAGAAGAGCGTCACCCTCTGGTTGCTGATCTGGACCTGATCCGGGTGGCCGTCCGGGACCTTAACCGCCACCGCACGGTGGCTCTACCCGATGCCGTGCTCACCACCAATCCAAATGAGGTGGTTAACGATCCCAAGGTGGACGTCGTGGTGGAGGTGATCGGCGGCATTGAACCCGCCCGCAGCTTGATTCTTCAGGCCATTGCCAACGGCAAATCCGTGGTGACCGCCAACAAAGCGGTGATTGCACGCCATGGTCCTGAAATTGCCAACGCTGCCAAGGCAGCAGGGGTGTACGTGCTGATCGAAGCCGCTGTGGGCGGCGGCATTCCGATTATCGAACCGCTGAAGCAATCCCTCGGCGGCAACAGGATCAATCGGGTGAGCGGCATCATCAACGGCACCACCAATTACATCCTCACCCGAATGGCGGATGAGGGGGCGGCCTATGCCGATGTGCTGGCTGAGGCCCAGCGACTTGGCTATGCGGAAGCCGATCCCGCTGCCGATGTGGACGGTCTCGACGCCGCAGACAAAATTGCCATCCTTTCAGCCCTCGCTTTTGGCGGGACCGTGGATCGCGACGCCCTACCCACCACTGGTATCAGCGCACTGCAGGGCCGCGATGTGGAGTATGCCCGACAGCTCGGCTACGGCGTCAAGCTGCTGGCCGTTGCTGAGCGCCTTGCAGGCACCGGTGATCCACTGCCCCTGTCACTGCGGGTGCAACCGACCCTGGTGCCAAGCGACCACCCCTTGGCTGGAGTGAATGGCGTCAACAATGCCATTCTCGTCGAGGGGGACCCCATCGGACGGGTCATGTTCTATGGCCCCGGAGCGGGAGCCGGACCCACGGCTTCGGCGGTCGTCGCCGACATCCTCAACATCGCCGGCATCCGCCAGGCCAGTGATGATCAGGGCAGCGTCGATCCCCTGTTGGCGGCTGGCAGCTGGAGACCCTGCGTTCTGGCGGACAGCGGCGACATCCGACAACGCCATTACGTGCGTTTCACTACGGAAGATGCTCCTGGGGTGATCGGCAAGGTGGGCGGCCGCTTCGGGGATGCCGGGGTGTCCATCCAGTCGATCGTTCAATTCAATGCCAGCGAGGCGGGCGCAGAAATCGTTGTCATCACCCATGAGGTCAGTCAGCGCAAGGTGATTGCCGCTCTAGATTCCATTACTGCCCTGAGTGAAGTCTCCGGACTGGCAGCACATCTGGGCTGCCTTTGA
- a CDS encoding 5-formyltetrahydrofolate cyclo-ligase, translating into MTSKQELRRHFRQRRQQQLSLSSAICRQVLTLVQSSPIQTGHLGLYWPLNGEVDLRSIRAATPSAVALPVANGVGGLQYRLWGDTPLQADGCGIPAPAEGSALAADQLSLLLVPALAIDHTGIRLGYGGGYYDRLRADPTWAAVPAWVVLPSGCICADPLPRDAWDVPFTGWITELGPGQPS; encoded by the coding sequence GTGACAAGCAAACAGGAACTACGGCGTCATTTCCGACAGCGACGCCAGCAGCAGCTTTCACTCAGTTCGGCGATTTGCCGACAGGTGCTGACCCTGGTTCAGTCCTCGCCAATTCAGACAGGCCATCTCGGCTTGTACTGGCCGTTGAACGGTGAAGTGGATCTGCGGTCCATTCGCGCCGCCACACCAAGCGCTGTTGCCTTACCGGTCGCGAACGGCGTGGGGGGGCTCCAGTACCGGCTCTGGGGAGACACGCCCCTGCAGGCCGACGGTTGTGGAATCCCCGCTCCGGCCGAGGGATCAGCTCTCGCTGCAGACCAGCTCAGCCTCTTGCTCGTCCCGGCGCTGGCCATCGACCACACCGGCATCCGGCTGGGGTACGGCGGCGGCTACTACGACCGGTTGCGCGCTGATCCCACCTGGGCAGCCGTGCCGGCCTGGGTGGTGCTTCCCTCCGGTTGCATCTGCGCAGATCCTCTGCCCCGTGACGCCTGGGATGTGCCCTTCACCGGCTGGATCACGGAACTCGGACCTGGTCAGCCCAGTTGA
- a CDS encoding alpha/beta hydrolase, which produces METGSTTAEDQALLRGRLSGRCLVMGLLSSLLALQQAPWPARSAERLEVSIDGIVLPLDVDELAGWVSSAEESRSELATWMQLLNDESREGLSRLLTAPVLTRRSFGQQLLRSWAARPLLEALGELIRLEGGEPVDSLQVLETLEQLLIERAEVTTLDLLQALPGQQLRLDLDALVLASSRWRQQLKRHQGLLQDLGREALVSTETEPRNGVSRSPMPVQQTRHLIRLPHRAEPLQVEVWVPFDQRRDGLWLALMPGLGGNPEHIYWLARRVAGAGWPVALLEHPGSDAVAVQALLEGRQPFDGTKALKQRLQDLAGVLQAQKLQQLPLKGNRVVLAGHSLGALTALLSAGAEPRQGMGARCRQALKDLPLTNLSRLLQCELAEGDALRWVGDKPQPAAVVGLNSLGSLVWAPGPPSQWPVPLLLLGGTLDLITPPLDEQVGVFSALASHPTSRVVVVEGASHFSPIRVGEPMAAERNDDLFQLGEELVGMDPISVQAVIGFEVINFLESVALGASATETQHFRRGDVRWHRLNRQAAADLSARHQ; this is translated from the coding sequence GTGGAAACTGGTTCCACCACCGCAGAGGATCAGGCGTTGCTGCGCGGACGCTTATCAGGACGATGCCTCGTGATGGGCTTGTTGAGCAGTCTGCTGGCCCTGCAGCAGGCACCGTGGCCCGCGCGATCAGCTGAACGTCTGGAAGTCAGCATTGACGGCATTGTTCTGCCGCTGGATGTCGACGAGCTGGCCGGTTGGGTGAGTTCTGCGGAGGAGTCCCGCTCAGAGCTCGCGACCTGGATGCAGCTGCTGAATGACGAAAGCCGTGAAGGGTTAAGCCGTCTGCTGACGGCTCCAGTGTTGACCAGGCGCAGTTTCGGGCAGCAATTGCTGCGCAGTTGGGCAGCACGTCCGCTGTTGGAGGCCCTGGGAGAGCTGATCCGGCTTGAAGGAGGCGAACCCGTCGACAGTCTGCAGGTGCTGGAGACCCTTGAGCAGTTGTTGATCGAACGGGCAGAGGTCACCACTCTCGACCTGTTGCAGGCTCTTCCTGGGCAGCAGCTGCGGCTCGACCTCGATGCCCTGGTCCTGGCGTCGTCCCGTTGGCGTCAGCAGTTGAAACGTCACCAGGGGTTGCTCCAGGACCTCGGGCGAGAGGCATTGGTCTCGACCGAAACAGAGCCCAGAAACGGTGTCTCCCGTTCCCCGATGCCTGTTCAACAGACAAGGCATCTGATTCGCCTGCCCCATCGTGCTGAGCCCCTCCAGGTGGAGGTCTGGGTCCCTTTTGATCAGCGCCGGGATGGACTTTGGCTGGCCCTCATGCCAGGGCTCGGGGGAAATCCGGAGCACATTTACTGGTTGGCTCGACGGGTGGCGGGTGCTGGCTGGCCCGTTGCCCTGCTGGAGCACCCAGGCAGCGATGCTGTTGCCGTTCAGGCTCTGCTGGAGGGTCGACAACCGTTTGATGGAACAAAAGCTCTGAAGCAACGGCTGCAGGACCTTGCCGGAGTGCTGCAGGCTCAGAAGCTTCAGCAGCTGCCACTCAAGGGAAACCGCGTTGTGCTTGCAGGCCACTCCCTTGGTGCTCTGACTGCGCTGCTCTCGGCTGGAGCGGAGCCTCGCCAGGGCATGGGCGCCCGCTGCCGTCAGGCCCTGAAGGACCTTCCCCTGACCAACCTCTCCCGATTGCTTCAATGCGAGCTGGCGGAGGGCGATGCCCTGCGCTGGGTGGGAGACAAACCGCAACCCGCTGCAGTGGTGGGGCTCAACAGTCTTGGAAGCCTCGTCTGGGCGCCTGGCCCGCCCAGCCAGTGGCCGGTTCCTCTGCTGCTGCTGGGGGGGACGCTGGATCTGATCACGCCTCCCCTGGATGAGCAGGTGGGGGTCTTTTCAGCTCTGGCCAGCCATCCCACCAGCCGCGTTGTGGTTGTGGAGGGCGCCAGTCATTTCTCTCCGATTCGTGTCGGTGAGCCAATGGCAGCGGAGCGGAATGACGATCTGTTCCAGCTGGGCGAAGAGCTCGTCGGGATGGATCCGATCAGCGTTCAGGCCGTCATCGGTTTCGAGGTCATCAACTTCCTTGAGTCGGTTGCTTTAGGGGCTTCAGCCACGGAGACGCAACACTTCAGACGTGGCGACGTGCGTTGGCATCGGTTGAATCGCCAGGCAGCGGCGGATCTGTCCGCCAGGCATCAGTAG
- a CDS encoding MFS transporter, translating to MRNVTRLRLLASIGAGGVIFMTPLVFNAIAFSASQVGSGLAVSALVGTAVRLLSGALLDRGLRCSWPIRVTTLLAISADLMLFQANTYSAYLLGQLLLGSAAGLYWPAIELAVPLNCGILPSGRGYALVRSSDALGIGLGALLGTIAATLGHLRLVYGVEAICMASVLILISVDPLLDKRPLPENVHPDKPTKKIDLSWLPPLVPVLVVSVVATGVLSLQQSALPLDLVRGGLERQGLSESHSSALIAFQLTLLVLLQWPVGRWLSERSVSFGLSLSLVSFAAGCLLIGLSALTSSGTGLVMVGLLPMAFAQAAFLPTATEAVVEETPPEHRGLAMAMFSQCFAISAIAAPVLGGKLLDQQGHGLTLWVAVAGISLAVLPLVKGLRPRFKESVQGPTNNLSTLKQGLQAVSGTNGRPSPSTNR from the coding sequence CTGCGAAATGTCACCCGTTTACGGCTGCTGGCCTCGATCGGCGCCGGCGGCGTCATCTTCATGACGCCTCTGGTGTTCAACGCCATTGCCTTCTCCGCCAGTCAGGTGGGAAGTGGGCTTGCAGTCTCCGCGTTGGTGGGAACAGCAGTGCGGTTGCTGAGTGGTGCTCTGCTTGATCGCGGCCTGCGCTGTTCCTGGCCGATCCGAGTCACGACACTCCTGGCCATCAGCGCCGACCTGATGCTGTTTCAGGCCAACACGTACAGCGCCTACCTGCTGGGTCAGCTGTTGTTGGGCAGTGCTGCTGGTCTGTACTGGCCAGCCATCGAATTGGCTGTTCCCCTCAACTGCGGCATCCTCCCATCCGGCCGCGGGTATGCGTTGGTCCGCAGTTCAGATGCCCTCGGGATCGGCCTTGGGGCTTTGCTGGGAACGATCGCCGCCACACTTGGCCATTTGCGTCTTGTGTACGGCGTGGAAGCCATCTGCATGGCCAGTGTCCTAATCCTGATCAGCGTTGACCCGTTGCTGGACAAACGACCGTTACCGGAGAACGTTCATCCAGACAAGCCAACAAAAAAAATCGATCTGTCCTGGCTGCCGCCCTTGGTGCCGGTTCTGGTGGTGAGTGTGGTGGCAACAGGGGTCCTTTCACTGCAGCAGAGCGCCCTGCCGCTGGACCTCGTCCGAGGGGGCCTGGAACGTCAGGGTCTCAGCGAAAGTCACAGCAGCGCCCTGATCGCTTTCCAGCTCACACTTCTGGTGTTGCTGCAGTGGCCGGTGGGGCGCTGGCTGTCGGAACGCAGTGTGTCCTTCGGTCTCAGTCTCAGCCTCGTGTCCTTCGCGGCCGGTTGCCTGCTGATCGGCTTGTCGGCCTTGACCTCCTCGGGGACTGGCCTTGTCATGGTGGGCTTGCTGCCGATGGCATTCGCCCAGGCGGCATTTCTGCCGACAGCCACAGAAGCCGTTGTGGAGGAAACCCCGCCAGAACATCGGGGTCTCGCGATGGCGATGTTTTCGCAATGCTTCGCGATCAGTGCCATCGCAGCTCCAGTTCTTGGCGGCAAACTCCTGGATCAGCAGGGCCATGGACTGACGCTCTGGGTTGCCGTTGCGGGGATCAGCCTTGCTGTTCTTCCATTGGTAAAGGGTTTGAGACCACGCTTCAAAGAGAGCGTTCAGGGTCCAACAAACAACCTGTCAACACTGAAGCAGGGACTCCAGGCTGTTTCTGGCACCAACGGTCGCCCCTCACCATCCACCAATCGGTAG
- a CDS encoding ABC transporter permease, with amino-acid sequence MARARALLRYSATRLGLAPVMLSLIATLVFLLLRVAPGDPVDAVLGSRAPAAAKAAMRARLGLDQSLLDQYLDYLRGLVQGDLGQGLINQEPVSSIISRTLPASLELSVVALVVAAVVGLSVGFSGIARPEGKLDLAGRLYGLGTYALPPFWVAMLVQLLFAVSLGWLPVGGRFPPSLMPPQGSGFYLMDSLVALDWTALRGTIRHLVLPAGTLALLLSGTFTTALRLNLRRTLRGDYVEAARSRGLSETQVVLRHGLPNALLPVLTIAGITVASLIGGALLIEVTFSWPGIALRLQEAINQRDYPVVQGIVVVIAALVVLVSVAVDLLVAALDPRIRY; translated from the coding sequence ATGGCACGCGCTCGGGCTCTGCTGCGATACAGCGCCACCCGGCTGGGGCTGGCACCGGTCATGCTTTCGCTGATCGCCACCCTGGTGTTTCTGCTGTTGAGGGTTGCCCCAGGGGACCCTGTTGATGCAGTGCTGGGGAGCCGTGCTCCAGCGGCCGCGAAGGCAGCGATGCGCGCTCGCCTCGGCCTTGATCAATCGCTGCTGGATCAATACCTGGACTACCTGCGTGGCCTGGTGCAAGGCGACCTTGGACAGGGGTTGATTAACCAGGAACCGGTCAGCAGCATCATCAGCCGAACCCTCCCGGCCAGCCTTGAGTTGAGTGTTGTCGCCCTTGTTGTGGCGGCCGTCGTCGGCCTCAGCGTTGGCTTCAGCGGCATCGCACGTCCGGAGGGAAAGCTCGATCTGGCCGGTCGTCTCTACGGCCTCGGCACCTACGCCCTACCGCCCTTCTGGGTGGCCATGCTGGTGCAGCTGCTCTTCGCCGTCAGCTTGGGATGGCTCCCTGTGGGTGGCCGGTTTCCCCCGAGCCTGATGCCTCCTCAGGGCAGTGGTTTCTACCTGATGGACAGTCTGGTCGCGCTGGACTGGACCGCCTTGCGGGGCACCATCAGACACCTAGTTCTCCCCGCCGGAACTCTGGCGCTGCTGCTGAGCGGCACCTTCACAACGGCTCTGCGCCTCAACCTCCGGCGAACCCTGCGTGGTGACTACGTCGAAGCAGCGCGCAGCCGGGGACTGAGCGAAACGCAAGTGGTGCTGCGCCATGGGCTCCCAAATGCACTGCTGCCGGTGCTCACCATTGCCGGCATCACCGTGGCTTCTCTGATCGGCGGAGCCCTGCTGATCGAAGTGACCTTTTCCTGGCCAGGCATCGCCCTCCGCCTGCAGGAAGCTATCAACCAGCGGGACTATCCCGTCGTCCAGGGGATCGTGGTGGTCATCGCGGCCCTTGTGGTGCTGGTGAGTGTGGCCGTGGATCTGCTGGTGGCTGCCCTCGATCCCAGGATTCGCTACTGA
- the ruvC gene encoding crossover junction endodeoxyribonuclease RuvC, protein MRILGIDPGLARVGYGVIDTSGGHQRMLDCGIIRTDPGRSDGERMVEIAADLRQLIRAWQPELAAVEKFFFYRSSNTINVVQARGVVMMTLARFKIPVVEFPPMQIKLALAGFGHAEKQEVLEAVMRELDLTEPPRPDDAADALAVALTGWFQR, encoded by the coding sequence ATGAGAATCCTCGGCATCGATCCGGGCCTGGCTCGGGTGGGTTACGGGGTGATTGACACCAGCGGCGGGCATCAGCGGATGCTCGACTGCGGGATCATTCGCACCGACCCGGGTCGAAGCGACGGCGAGCGGATGGTGGAGATCGCTGCGGACCTGCGGCAGCTGATCCGGGCCTGGCAGCCTGAACTGGCGGCGGTGGAGAAATTCTTTTTCTACCGCTCCAGCAACACGATCAATGTGGTGCAAGCCAGGGGAGTGGTGATGATGACCCTGGCCCGATTCAAGATTCCGGTGGTTGAGTTTCCACCGATGCAGATCAAGCTGGCGCTGGCAGGTTTCGGCCATGCCGAAAAGCAGGAGGTGCTGGAGGCGGTGATGCGTGAGCTGGATCTGACGGAACCGCCGCGGCCTGACGATGCCGCCGACGCCCTGGCGGTGGCTCTGACGGGTTGGTTCCAGAGGTGA
- a CDS encoding SufE family protein, with protein sequence MAPSSGSDALDRMVEKLAGTPDPKRRYEYVLWLAKKLKPLPVEQQTEAIKVQGCVSQVFVQGVLEQGVMHWQGNSDALITKGLLALLIQGLEGLTPEQVQAVDPSFIAATGLQASLTPSRANGFLNILRTMQAQAQHLANT encoded by the coding sequence ATGGCCCCCAGCAGCGGCAGTGACGCCCTCGACCGGATGGTGGAGAAGCTGGCTGGCACGCCCGATCCCAAGCGACGGTATGAATACGTTCTGTGGCTGGCCAAAAAGCTGAAGCCTCTTCCGGTCGAGCAGCAGACCGAGGCGATCAAGGTGCAGGGCTGTGTGTCCCAAGTGTTCGTTCAAGGGGTTCTCGAACAGGGGGTGATGCATTGGCAGGGGAATTCCGACGCCCTGATCACCAAGGGGCTGTTGGCACTGTTGATTCAGGGATTGGAGGGCCTGACCCCTGAACAGGTGCAGGCGGTGGATCCCTCCTTCATTGCTGCCACCGGACTTCAGGCCAGCCTCACCCCCTCAAGGGCGAATGGATTTCTCAACATCCTGCGCACCATGCAGGCTCAGGCACAGCACCTGGCAAACACTTGA
- a CDS encoding ABC transporter substrate-binding protein produces MAPFGAVLLGLAQLACQPITTETGRITVASAGKISSLDPAQASTVNTIQLLSALGDPLYSLDERGELIPRLAVADPIVSPDGMTVTIPLRRDVRFHDGTTFDAEAMAFSLRRFLEIGTLSYVVGGRISSVEVAAVDRLVLHLSRPSTSLEGLLTSVNLTPLSPTAYAQHRDGFLHNRFVGTGPYRLSDFSEHHQRLEPFAEYWGKPPTNAGLDLITLSNSTALYGALRSGEVDVLLSPSIDEDQRDALHQQAQQGELLEASGPATEIGYITLLSNAAPLNNPRLRQALALSINRQEISERVSYGLRRPLRSLVPPSLPGTHKSSWPAHAPEAARDLLRQEGFCQGNPLRIPLTFRSNVPADKLLALTWQAQVKRDLQDCLVLELDGVESTTIYRQLGEGAFKAVMLDWRGSYPDPEAYLTPLLSCSSPRGDVCLEGEATISGSFWTTEGLQEALTRSDRLRGQERHRELQRLEAMTAAGAAYIPVWLEAPRAWSQPSLERPRFDGSGHLILSQLRTLP; encoded by the coding sequence TTGGCCCCTTTCGGTGCCGTGCTGCTCGGCCTGGCCCAACTGGCATGTCAGCCCATCACCACGGAAACGGGTCGGATCACGGTGGCCTCTGCCGGCAAGATCAGTTCCCTGGACCCCGCCCAGGCCAGCACCGTCAACACCATCCAGCTGCTCAGTGCCCTGGGGGATCCGCTTTACAGCCTTGATGAGCGAGGGGAACTGATCCCGAGACTTGCCGTGGCCGACCCGATCGTCAGCCCCGACGGCATGACCGTGACCATTCCTCTGCGCAGGGATGTGCGCTTTCACGACGGGACAACGTTCGACGCTGAGGCCATGGCCTTCAGCCTGCGCCGCTTTCTGGAGATCGGCACCCTCAGCTACGTGGTGGGAGGACGGATCAGCTCCGTTGAGGTGGCTGCAGTCGATCGACTCGTGCTGCATCTGAGTCGCCCCTCCACCTCCCTCGAGGGTCTGCTGACCTCGGTGAACCTCACGCCTTTGTCGCCAACGGCCTATGCCCAGCATCGCGATGGTTTTCTCCACAACCGTTTTGTTGGCACGGGTCCCTATCGGCTGAGCGACTTCAGTGAGCACCACCAGCGCCTCGAGCCATTTGCGGAGTACTGGGGCAAACCTCCCACCAACGCTGGGCTGGATCTGATCACGCTGAGCAACTCCACCGCGCTCTACGGCGCCTTGCGCAGCGGCGAAGTCGACGTGCTTCTCTCACCCTCCATCGATGAAGACCAGCGCGATGCTCTGCATCAACAGGCCCAGCAGGGGGAGCTGCTGGAAGCCAGCGGTCCAGCGACAGAGATCGGCTACATCACCCTGCTTTCCAACGCGGCACCGCTGAACAACCCACGCCTGAGACAGGCACTGGCCCTCAGCATCAACCGCCAGGAGATCAGCGAGCGGGTCAGCTACGGCCTGCGACGACCGCTGCGATCGCTGGTTCCCCCCAGCCTCCCGGGAACGCACAAAAGCAGTTGGCCTGCTCACGCCCCCGAAGCGGCCCGGGATTTGTTGCGCCAGGAGGGATTTTGTCAGGGGAACCCCCTGCGGATTCCCCTGACCTTCCGTTCCAACGTCCCCGCCGACAAGCTGCTGGCCCTCACCTGGCAGGCGCAGGTCAAGCGCGATTTACAGGACTGCCTTGTGCTGGAGCTCGATGGGGTGGAATCCACCACCATCTACCGCCAGCTCGGAGAAGGAGCCTTCAAAGCAGTAATGCTCGACTGGCGAGGCAGCTATCCGGATCCTGAGGCCTACCTCACACCTCTGCTGAGTTGCTCGTCCCCCCGAGGTGATGTCTGCCTGGAGGGGGAAGCGACCATTAGCGGTAGTTTCTGGACCACCGAAGGATTGCAGGAGGCTCTCACCCGCAGTGATCGCCTACGGGGGCAGGAACGGCACCGGGAGTTGCAGCGCCTCGAGGCGATGACCGCCGCGGGAGCCGCATACATTCCGGTGTGGCTGGAAGCACCCCGCGCCTGGAGCCAACCCAGCCTTGAACGGCCACGCTTCGATGGCAGTGGACACCTGATCCTGTCGCAGCTGAGGACATTGCCCTGA